A genomic window from Synechococcus sp. CBW1107 includes:
- a CDS encoding sulfotransferase family 2 domain-containing protein, whose amino-acid sequence MFNQLLSATKASKALVTRLNLIHNYKHDVFPPQFRRDNLIFLPIPGSGGDLFLDAYLGFQINPLTVEQCFRSDRLFFGSAFVYAFVRHPIDRFLTAMRLVAAGQELRGLSALRHDLSRLGSGVEAVATNLQAASPLLEHPLLRPQHQFLRYKGKLYVDRVFKAETWDIDLALLREITGIKLRTPDLHQVEAALSTDNDSSAPLSLAAKANLQRVYQEDFELFGYS is encoded by the coding sequence ATGTTCAACCAACTGCTGTCAGCAACGAAGGCCTCCAAGGCCCTGGTGACACGACTCAACCTGATTCACAACTACAAACACGATGTCTTCCCGCCACAGTTTCGCCGCGACAATCTCATTTTCCTGCCAATCCCAGGCAGCGGCGGCGACCTGTTCCTCGATGCCTATCTTGGATTCCAGATCAACCCGCTCACCGTGGAGCAGTGCTTCAGGTCTGATCGACTGTTCTTCGGCTCCGCTTTCGTCTATGCCTTCGTCCGACATCCCATCGACCGCTTCCTCACGGCGATGCGGCTGGTTGCGGCAGGCCAGGAGCTCCGTGGCCTGAGCGCACTTCGCCATGACCTCAGCCGCCTGGGATCCGGGGTCGAGGCCGTGGCCACCAACCTGCAGGCCGCATCCCCGCTGCTGGAGCATCCACTGCTCCGGCCGCAGCACCAGTTCCTGCGCTACAAAGGTAAGCTCTACGTCGACCGGGTCTTCAAAGCGGAAACCTGGGACATCGATCTTGCCCTGCTGCGGGAGATCACAGGCATCAAACTGCGCACACCCGACCTCCATCAGGTGGAAGCAGCCCTATCAACCGACAACGACAGTTCGGCCCCCCTCAGCCTTGCGGCGAAGGCCAACCTTCAGCGGGTGTACCAGGAGGATTTCGAACTGTTCGGTTACAGCTGA
- a CDS encoding PPC domain-containing DNA-binding protein, with the protein MRVVPIRLGPGTDLRLGLEQLLVDRDEQAGCVISGIGSLSTACLRLAGGLEPTRMSGEFEILSLAGTLALNGAHLHLSIADGQGLVIGGHLCVGSLVRTTAELVVGVLPDWSFRREIDPATGFRELQIRQRQGMEPVDLPSLPSSP; encoded by the coding sequence ATGCGAGTGGTGCCGATCCGCCTGGGGCCTGGCACTGATCTGCGCCTTGGCCTTGAGCAGCTTCTGGTCGACCGGGACGAGCAGGCGGGATGCGTGATCAGCGGCATCGGCAGCCTGTCGACGGCGTGCCTGCGACTGGCCGGTGGCCTTGAGCCCACCCGGATGAGTGGAGAGTTCGAGATCCTCTCGCTGGCAGGAACGCTTGCGCTGAATGGAGCCCACCTGCATCTCAGCATCGCCGATGGACAGGGCCTGGTGATCGGTGGTCACCTCTGCGTCGGCTCACTCGTGCGCACCACCGCCGAGCTGGTGGTGGGTGTGCTGCCGGACTGGTCGTTTCGCCGCGAGATCGATCCGGCCACCGGATTCCGGGAGCTGCAGATCAGGCAGCGGCAAGGGATGGAACCAGTTGACCTGCCCAGCCTCCCGTCGTCCCCTTGA
- a CDS encoding LemA family protein: MALLLLALVVALALGLIVLYNRLAQLGVQADNAWADIDVQLKRRHDLIPNLVETVKGYASHEKESFRAVIEARSAAIAARGPAQQQQAEQQLGASLGRLFALAEAYPALRAVESYRALQDDLGRIEEALQNARRYYNAVVRDLNTAIVQFPSNLVASGFGIRARPFFELSDRSEAAVPRVDFGG; the protein is encoded by the coding sequence ATGGCCCTGCTGCTGCTGGCCCTGGTGGTGGCCCTGGCCCTGGGGCTGATCGTCCTCTACAACCGGCTGGCCCAGCTGGGCGTGCAGGCCGACAACGCCTGGGCTGACATCGACGTCCAGTTGAAACGGCGCCATGACCTGATCCCCAACCTGGTGGAGACGGTGAAGGGCTATGCCAGCCACGAGAAGGAGAGTTTCCGGGCCGTGATCGAGGCCCGCAGTGCCGCCATCGCCGCGCGTGGCCCGGCCCAGCAGCAACAGGCGGAGCAGCAGCTGGGGGCTTCGCTCGGCCGGCTGTTCGCCCTGGCGGAGGCGTACCCGGCCCTGCGGGCGGTGGAGAGCTACAGGGCCCTGCAGGACGACCTGGGCAGGATCGAGGAGGCCCTTCAGAACGCCCGGCGCTACTACAACGCCGTCGTGCGCGATCTCAACACGGCGATCGTCCAGTTCCCCTCCAACCTGGTGGCCAGCGGTTTCGGCATCCGTGCGCGCCCGTTCTTCGAGCTCAGCGACCGCTCCGAGGCTGCCGTTCCCCGGGTCGATTTCGGTGGCTGA
- a CDS encoding DUF2207 domain-containing protein encodes MAEGASAPERRPLHRRGGRLLTLLLGLGLSLLLLMPRGDWAAGAAERQLELTGFQMVADVARDGSVAVSETLTARFQGKWNGLRREIPVLARRPDGLEPLGLTLVSASDGAGHAYRTETRRLGNDLDLRIFVPGAEDATRTVVLRYRVRNGLRFYPDHDELNWNVTGNAWEIPIDRVSARVQLPEGARGLHASVYTGPLGARGQDARLVIGEREVTAVSTRRLEPGEGLTLAVGFDKGLVTPRSATQRALAWLQGRLALLLPLVTGLILGRVWWLYGRDPALGSVPVVYEPPGALPAAVLGSLVQESVGSVTLGATLVDLAVKGHLRIEELAHTLLFLPLAKHYRFTLLTTTRQWKGLAPHETYLLEHLFPSREIGESVDTKELRDHFYVHVPGFEKLVRETVLAEGFYRRWPGTVRAVTLVGGIVAVVVAMVLATVLLPQDLSRLQAVADPWLTGLCLLVTLVLIGVFAWIMPSRTPRGVEVLRQTLGFQEFLRRVDAPRFEKVILTPELFERFLPYAMVAGLTTAWAAAFQGIVQAPPSWYVGSGDGFDMVGFGSSLDQCCNSTSSAMQSSPSSSSSSGSSGGGSSGGGDGGGGGGGF; translated from the coding sequence GTGGCTGAGGGCGCTTCAGCCCCCGAGCGCCGGCCCCTCCATCGCCGCGGTGGGCGGTTGCTCACCCTGCTGCTGGGACTGGGGCTGAGTCTGCTGCTGCTCATGCCGCGCGGTGACTGGGCGGCCGGGGCGGCCGAGCGGCAGCTGGAACTCACGGGCTTCCAGATGGTGGCCGACGTGGCCCGGGATGGCTCGGTGGCGGTGAGCGAGACACTCACCGCCCGCTTCCAGGGGAAGTGGAACGGATTGCGCCGCGAGATTCCCGTGCTGGCGAGACGCCCTGACGGCCTCGAACCCCTGGGGCTGACGCTGGTCTCGGCCAGCGATGGCGCTGGCCACGCCTACCGCACCGAAACACGCCGCCTCGGCAACGACCTGGATCTGCGCATCTTCGTGCCCGGGGCCGAAGACGCCACCCGCACGGTGGTGCTGCGCTACCGGGTGCGCAACGGCCTGCGCTTCTACCCGGACCACGACGAGCTCAACTGGAACGTGACGGGCAATGCGTGGGAGATCCCGATCGATCGGGTCAGTGCCCGCGTGCAGCTGCCCGAGGGGGCCCGGGGGCTGCACGCCTCGGTGTACACGGGCCCGTTGGGGGCCAGGGGCCAGGACGCCCGCCTGGTCATCGGCGAGCGGGAGGTGACGGCCGTGAGCACCCGGCGCCTGGAGCCGGGCGAAGGGCTGACCCTGGCGGTGGGCTTCGACAAGGGGCTGGTGACGCCCCGTTCAGCGACGCAACGGGCACTGGCCTGGCTGCAGGGGCGGCTGGCCCTGCTGCTGCCGCTGGTCACCGGGCTGATCCTGGGCCGCGTCTGGTGGCTGTACGGCCGCGATCCGGCCCTGGGTTCGGTGCCGGTGGTCTATGAACCCCCCGGCGCCCTGCCGGCAGCGGTGCTGGGGAGCCTGGTGCAGGAGAGCGTGGGCAGCGTGACGCTGGGGGCCACGCTGGTGGACCTGGCGGTGAAGGGTCACCTGCGCATCGAGGAGCTGGCGCACACCCTGCTGTTCCTGCCGCTTGCGAAGCACTACCGGTTCACCCTGCTCACCACCACCCGGCAGTGGAAGGGCCTGGCACCCCACGAGACCTACCTGCTCGAGCATTTGTTCCCCTCCCGTGAGATCGGCGAGAGCGTGGACACCAAGGAGCTGCGCGACCACTTCTACGTTCATGTGCCCGGTTTCGAGAAGCTGGTGCGCGAAACGGTGCTGGCGGAGGGTTTCTACCGGCGCTGGCCCGGCACGGTGCGGGCCGTCACCCTCGTGGGCGGCATCGTGGCGGTGGTGGTGGCCATGGTGCTGGCCACGGTGCTGCTCCCCCAAGATCTCTCCCGGCTGCAGGCGGTGGCCGATCCATGGCTCACGGGCCTCTGCCTGCTGGTCACGCTGGTGCTGATCGGCGTGTTCGCCTGGATCATGCCGAGCCGGACGCCCCGGGGAGTGGAGGTGCTGCGCCAGACCCTGGGGTTCCAGGAGTTTCTGCGCCGGGTCGATGCTCCCCGTTTCGAGAAGGTGATCCTCACGCCGGAGCTGTTCGAGCGCTTCCTCCCTTACGCGATGGTGGCCGGCCTGACGACGGCCTGGGCAGCCGCTTTCCAGGGCATCGTGCAGGCGCCGCCGAGCTGGTATGTCGGCAGCGGCGACGGCTTTGACATGGTCGGTTTCGGCTCCAGCCTCGATCAGTGCTGCAACAGCACCAGCAGCGCCATGCAGTCATCGCCGAGCAGTTCCAGCTCCAGCGGCAGTTCGGGGGGCGGCAGCTCCGGCGGCGGGGATGGCGGTGGCGGCGGCGGTGGGTTCTGA
- a CDS encoding VOC family protein produces the protein MAAVEMNGSIVLAADAPAALADFYAGLLGVEPQQGLSATHWRVPWPPGGWLEIYAPSSSRPQPRRQGRLALCLQRAAAGADPMAELHDWLESATRTGASVLEPPRQESFGVEAWLGDPEGNRLLLLVQR, from the coding sequence GTGGCGGCGGTGGAGATGAACGGGTCGATCGTGCTGGCGGCGGATGCTCCCGCTGCTTTGGCGGACTTCTACGCAGGGCTGCTGGGCGTGGAACCGCAGCAGGGGCTGAGTGCCACACACTGGCGCGTGCCCTGGCCCCCAGGCGGATGGCTGGAGATCTATGCCCCGTCGAGCAGCAGGCCCCAGCCCCGGCGGCAGGGGCGGCTGGCCCTCTGCCTGCAGCGCGCCGCCGCCGGAGCGGATCCCATGGCCGAGCTCCACGACTGGCTGGAGTCGGCGACACGAACGGGGGCCTCGGTGCTGGAACCGCCGCGGCAGGAATCCTTCGGGGTGGAGGCCTGGTTAGGCGACCCGGAAGGGAACCGGCTGCTTCTGCTGGTGCAGCGCTGA
- a CDS encoding CDGSH iron-sulfur domain-containing protein — MAEPAPTPAGPVPLVLPAGCHHLCSCGRSRHGWFCDGAHLGTGLIARELQLQESTTVLMCGCGRSRRYPLCDGHHEQPLRRAWWRRWR, encoded by the coding sequence ATGGCTGAACCTGCTCCGACTCCGGCAGGACCGGTTCCTCTGGTGCTGCCCGCCGGCTGCCACCATCTCTGCAGCTGTGGGCGCAGCCGCCACGGCTGGTTCTGCGATGGCGCCCACCTGGGCACCGGGCTGATCGCCCGTGAGCTTCAGCTGCAGGAGTCCACCACCGTTCTGATGTGCGGGTGCGGCCGCTCCCGCCGCTATCCCCTCTGCGACGGTCATCACGAACAACCGCTGCGCCGGGCCTGGTGGCGGCGGTGGAGATGA
- a CDS encoding glycosyltransferase translates to MIRLPNGLTQRRPMQIVLWAALPLLTAALVSPTAMLPGWTVPLPALVVALWCGWLTCRPEQTLPLVARRSAVVVITLLGARYLVWRIGATLNLATPISTGLGLLMLAAELTLLANGLLQLWLTWARQPPVQQEAAAAESTLQQRIAWEPWRVPTVDVLVPSCGEPVDLIERCLSGCLAMDYPRHQVWLLDDSARPELSRLCRRLGCRYLSRDGNTHAKAGNLNHALPHLNGELLAVFDADVVPRAAFLARSVGLFTDPRVGFVQTPQTYMNADPVMRNLRLERWLMPDEESFYRWIEPTRQAVGAVVCAGTSFVMRRSALERVGGFETGTPSEDLATGIRLAAAGYRNLYLDAKLSAGLAPFTIGAMARQRCRWASGTLQTLRTGANPFTIAGLTPLQRIAYLEGILHWFNVVPQLLLLLMPLSLGLLGVAPILVRGPGLVTMALPFYLSQLLLVSWFSRDARNALLPELYRWIFLLPLVGAVLSTLAGRPQHFRVTPKAISGWARPGPEQRLLVPLLGLLGLQLLNLTLLIVGPGTAGAIGAAASSLAPANQALGLTWSLLGSTSLLLALRTCWDRTQDNPVPWLRIDGLTLPLHAPGGERPARILAISEQGVELALAEPGGNFPGDELPADAGSWGLALPGRPGDVLPLWPEQRRHERGLLLIGCRWGPLSDSQTDALQALLYRGSGEWPSRQAPFEPKALLAVLALLLQPVPAQGWFRRSLISAAGPKAREQNHGALAQLAESR, encoded by the coding sequence GTGATCCGCCTCCCCAACGGCCTGACCCAGCGGCGGCCGATGCAGATCGTCCTCTGGGCCGCTCTGCCGCTGCTGACCGCCGCCCTGGTGAGCCCGACGGCCATGCTGCCCGGCTGGACCGTGCCGCTCCCGGCCCTGGTCGTGGCGCTCTGGTGCGGCTGGCTGACCTGTCGACCGGAGCAGACCCTGCCCCTGGTCGCCCGGCGCTCGGCCGTGGTGGTGATCACCCTTCTGGGGGCCCGTTACCTGGTCTGGCGGATCGGGGCAACCCTCAACCTGGCCACGCCCATCAGCACCGGCCTGGGTCTGCTGATGCTCGCGGCGGAGCTCACCCTGCTGGCCAATGGCCTGCTGCAGCTCTGGCTCACCTGGGCCCGGCAGCCGCCCGTTCAACAGGAGGCCGCCGCCGCCGAGTCCACCCTGCAGCAGCGGATCGCCTGGGAACCCTGGCGCGTTCCGACGGTTGACGTGCTGGTGCCCAGCTGTGGTGAACCGGTCGACCTGATCGAGCGCTGCCTGAGCGGCTGCCTGGCGATGGACTACCCGCGCCACCAGGTCTGGCTTCTCGATGACAGCGCGCGCCCGGAGCTGAGCCGGCTCTGCCGCCGTCTTGGCTGCCGCTACCTGAGCCGTGACGGCAACACCCATGCCAAGGCGGGCAACCTCAACCACGCCCTCCCCCATCTCAACGGTGAGCTGTTGGCGGTCTTCGACGCCGATGTGGTTCCGCGGGCTGCCTTCCTGGCTCGCAGCGTGGGCCTGTTCACCGATCCGCGGGTGGGGTTCGTTCAGACCCCCCAGACGTACATGAACGCCGATCCGGTGATGCGCAACCTGCGGCTGGAGCGCTGGCTCATGCCCGATGAGGAGAGCTTCTACCGCTGGATCGAGCCCACCCGCCAGGCGGTCGGAGCCGTGGTCTGTGCCGGTACCTCGTTCGTGATGCGTCGCTCGGCCCTGGAGCGGGTGGGTGGCTTCGAGACCGGAACCCCCTCCGAAGATCTGGCCACCGGCATCCGGCTGGCGGCGGCGGGCTACCGCAACCTCTACCTCGACGCAAAGCTGAGCGCCGGGCTGGCGCCGTTCACGATCGGGGCCATGGCACGCCAGCGCTGTCGCTGGGCCAGCGGAACCCTGCAGACCCTGCGCACGGGCGCCAATCCCTTCACCATCGCCGGCCTCACTCCTCTGCAGCGGATCGCCTACCTGGAGGGCATCCTCCACTGGTTCAACGTGGTGCCCCAGCTGCTGTTGCTGCTGATGCCGCTCTCCCTGGGGCTGCTGGGAGTGGCCCCGATCCTGGTGCGGGGACCAGGCCTGGTGACCATGGCCTTGCCGTTCTACCTGTCTCAACTGCTGCTGGTGAGCTGGTTCAGCCGCGACGCCCGCAACGCCCTGCTGCCGGAGCTCTACCGCTGGATCTTTCTGCTGCCGCTCGTGGGGGCCGTGCTCAGCACCCTGGCGGGCCGGCCCCAGCACTTCCGGGTCACTCCCAAGGCGATCAGCGGCTGGGCCCGGCCCGGTCCTGAGCAGCGACTGCTGGTGCCGTTGCTGGGGCTGCTGGGGCTGCAGCTGCTCAACCTCACCCTGCTGATCGTCGGACCCGGCACGGCTGGAGCGATCGGTGCCGCAGCCTCCAGCCTCGCTCCCGCCAACCAGGCCCTTGGCCTCACCTGGTCCCTGCTGGGCAGCACCAGCCTGCTGCTGGCGCTGCGCACCTGCTGGGACCGCACTCAGGACAACCCGGTGCCCTGGCTGCGCATCGATGGGCTGACCCTGCCATTGCATGCACCCGGCGGGGAACGGCCTGCCCGGATCCTGGCCATCAGCGAGCAGGGGGTGGAACTCGCTCTGGCCGAACCTGGCGGCAACTTCCCTGGCGACGAACTCCCCGCTGACGCTGGCAGCTGGGGCTTGGCCTTGCCCGGGCGCCCTGGGGACGTCCTGCCTCTGTGGCCCGAGCAGCGCCGCCACGAGCGAGGTCTGTTGCTGATCGGCTGCCGCTGGGGCCCCCTCAGTGATTCCCAGACCGACGCCCTGCAGGCGTTGCTGTACCGGGGATCCGGCGAATGGCCCAGCCGTCAGGCCCCATTCGAGCCCAAGGCCCTGCTGGCTGTACTGGCCCTGCTGCTCCAGCCCGTGCCGGCCCAGGGCTGGTTTCGGCGCAGCCTGATCTCTGCTGCAGGCCCCAAGGCTCGGGAGCAGAACCATGGAGCGTTGGCGCAGCTCGCCGAATCACGTTGA